The genomic interval CATTCCTACCAGAGATGATCAAAAAGTTCCCCCGTATAGAATCGTAGTCTTATCTCCGGATCGATTGTAGAAATACATGAGTTCTCGTTATGAGGACTTACGGGAGTCCTTGCAAAAGGAGCGCGAAGCTGAAGTAGCGCGTTATAAGGAAGGGCTTGCTAAAGCAGATATAGGCGACCGAATCTCTGCAGGGATTTGCATTTACCCCATCGTATTTGAAGATTCGGAAGTCGGCCCGGAGGGGAATTGGCGAGTATTTCTTCGTCCTACTAAAGCCAGAGGGGTGCCTGAAGCTTTCCGCGCCGGAGCTCCTGTTCGTCTCTTTAAAGAGTCCGAGGAGCTTACGTCGGTTTTATTAAAATGCTCGGATGATTCCTATACTCTAACCCTTGAAGAAGTTCCGGACTGGATAGAAGAAGGAAAGCTCGGATTGGAAATCCTTCCGGATGAGACCAGCTATAGGGAATGGGATCGTGCGCTTCAAAAAATCATTCATTCGGAACGAGGAACGAGAGCGAAGTTTTTCGCGGATTTGTTTCTGGACGAAATCGAATTAAAATTTCCTAATTTTACCGAGGAATCCGGCATCTCACCGGAATTTAACGATTCGCAAAGAAGAGCTATTTCAGCCATTTTAGAGACTGAAGATTTAATTCTGCTTCACGGTCCGCCGGGAACGGGAAAAACCAAAACGATCACGGAAGCGATTCGGATCTTGGTGGACCGAGGTAAGAAAATTATAGCATCCGCTCCTACGAATGCCGCTACAGATCTTCTTGCAGAATCGCTCGGAAAGATGGGAGTTTCCACTCTCAGAATCGGACATCCGGCGCGAATGAGTGAATCCGTTTTAAGCGTATCACTGGATGCTAACTTAAATCGACACCCTGATTTCAAACTGATAGAACGGGATAAAAAGGAAATCGCCGAGTTATTAAAAAAAGCCGGGAAATACAAGCGAACCTTCGGTAAGGAAGAAGCGGAAGAGAGGAAACGCCTCTATCAGGAAGCAAAGGAACTTAGGAAGGGTATTCGAGAGAGACAAAAAATTCTAGTCAGATATTTATTGGAATCCCATCCGGTGATCGTTTCAACGCATACCGGCGCATCTTCTTCTTTATTAGATAAATTAAGTTTTGATTATGCGATATTGGACGAGGGTAGTCAAGCAACGGAACCCTCATCTTGGATCCCGATTCTTCGGGCAGAAAAGATCGTAATTGCTGGCGATCCTAGACAATTGCCGCCGACCGTTCTTTCCGAAGACCCTTTATTGAAAATTCCCCTAATGGAGCGTTTATTGGATCGGATGGATTCGATCGGACGAGTGTATCTGCTGGACACTCAGTATAGAATGACCGATCCGATTCAATCCTTTCCCAATCGAAGATTTTATGGCGGTCGACTCGTTTCCGGAATTTCCGAGGAAGAACGATCGGCGAATCCGTTCTCGTCCGAAACACCGGTTTTCGGTTCCAGTTTCGTATTTATCGACACCTCCGGCACAGATACCGGAGAAGAACTATTCGATGCAAGTCTCGGTAATCGTTGGGAAGCCGAGTTTACCATTTCTATTCTCAAACGTATTTTAGAGTCGGGATGGTTGCCGGAAGATCTGGTGCTAATCTCTCCGTATCGTTACCAGAGATTTTTGCTGGAGGAAATTTTACGAAGGGAATTGCCGCTCTTCGCGGAGAAGATCGAAATAGAGACGGTGGATTCATTTCAAGGAAGAGAGAAAAAAGGAGTTATCTTCAGTTTGGTTCGATCCAACACGGAAGGGAATATCGGTTTTCTTTCGGAAGAGCGTAGATGGAATGTCGGTATGACAAGAGCTAAACGATTGCTTGTTTTAATCGGAGACGGTTCTACCCTTGGAGAGCAGGAGTTTTTTCAAGATTTGATTCAGGAAGCCGAATCTTGCGGTGAAGTCAGAACCGCATGGGAATTCTTAGATTAATACTACCAACGCAATTTGCTACGTAACGGCAGGACGGAAATCGCAATCCAGAAAATCGTAGCAATTCCGTGGGAGAAAAGGATATGAAATCCGCTTTGATCGGGACAGATAAATTTCAGCGCTAAATTAGAACCGGCTAGTAAAAAGCTCAAAATTGCCAAGGAGGCCAGGAGAGGATTGCTTGGAATCATCTTACGAATCCAGAATGTCGCGAATCCTCCTAAGGCCAAGGAAAAGACCCCTAAGAGAAGAGGGCATACTCCAATATGAGTGGAATGCGTCGTATGAATTTCTTCTATAAATTTTTCGGATGAAAATCCTAACCAAAGTGTTAGACCGACGATAGGTAACCAAATCAATCCGGCTGAAGATTCTTCGGGAAAGGCCAATCTCGAAAGTAGATAGGCGCTAACTAATCCCCAAATTATAAAAAGCAGAGGCTCAGGCCACCAACCCGGGAAGACATTCCGAGACAGAAACAATGCAGTTCCCTGGCCTAAAGGGATTGCAAGCGCAAGCAAGGAGGTCCAAATCAAAAATAAAATCCCTTGCCGTAAAGGGCGTGTCGGTTTTAAATCCGTTCCCAACGAAAGAATCAGTTTCTCCGATCGATCGGAATCGCTTGGCAAAGACATTATTCCTCTTCCCCCCTTTTTTGTTTTTCCACTTTAGAACAAGAAAGATTGGACAATCCTTAAAATCCAGTCGAAATGTTCTTTCGGTCGCTCAATTTAAGATTCGTTTTACCTGGAATAAAGTTACATGTCTGAAAAAGCGAAAATTTGGGAAACTCTTGCGATTCGGATGAAGAAATCGCAAGACGGTGATTCCCGGGAATATGAGCTTCTTCTTAGGCAAGTTCGAGATATTCTAAGGGCCTTCTTAATTTCTAGAATCTCCAACATCGATGATCGAGAGGATTTGCTTCAGGAAATCCTGATCGGTATTCATAGGGCCAAGAATTCATACCGCCCGGATCGACCTTTTGCGCCATGGCTTTTTTCGATCGCTAGATATAAGACAATCGATCACCTTCGAAAATCAAAGAAAAGGGATCGTACGGTTTTGGCAGAAATGGAAGATTTTGCTCAAATACAAATTCCGGAAAAAGAAGAAGCCTGGATGCTTGCGGATGGAATCGAGACCTGGCTCTCCGTCTTGGATGAGCGACAAAAAGAAATTCTGAAGATGGCGAAAATTCACGGTTATAGCATTCGGGAAATTTCGGAAAAAACCGGCCTTTCCGAATCGAACGTGAAGGTGATTGTACATAGGTCTGTTCAAAAAATTCGCAAAGTTTTTTCGGGAGAAGAGGGATCCCAAACCGGTCCTGGGACGTCCAAGTAATAGGGCATGTCCTATTTTCCCAAAGCAAGATCTATCGACTCTGTTCAAGACCTTTCCATTCAGGATTGGAATAGAATCAGCGATCCTAATAATCCTTTTTCGGATTATGAATTTTATGCTGCATTGGAATCGACTTCTTGCGTTGGCGATCGCACATCCTGGCAACCGAAATATATAATTGCGGAAGATTCCGGAGGGTTGCATTCCGCGTTTCCTTTTTTTCTAAAATACGATTCTTATGGGGAATATATATTCGATCATGCCTGGGCGAATTTCTTCGCCCAAAACGATCTAGAATATTATCCTAAGGGATTAATTGCCTATCCGTTTACACCGGTAACAGGACGCAGAATCCTTCGTCGCGAAGGAGTTTCCGTGGCGGAGGCGCTCGATGTTCTACTTCCGGAGTTAATGCGAGCTTCGAAAGAGGAGAATCTCTCGAGTCTCCATTTTCTATTTTTGGAAGAAGACGAGGCGATCGAACTGAGTAAGAGAGGTTTTGCCACTCGCATAACTCATCAATATCATTGGCAAAATAGGGATTATTCTGATTTCGATTCTTTCTTAAGCGAATTCCGTTCTAAGAAAAGGATGCAGATTCGTAAGGAGCGGGAAAACGTTCGCGAATCAGGAATTCAAATCAGGATCGTCGAAGGAGATTCGATTTCTAAATCCCAGATGGATTCCATGTTTCGATTCTATACTGACACTTATTCTCGGAAATGGGGATCGCCCTATTTGAATCTAGCTTTTTTCCGCGAGGCTTGGCAGACATTTAGAGATAAGATAGTTTTGATTCTGGCCGAAAAAGGCGGAGAAACGATCGGCGGTACATTGAATCTCCGAAAAGGAAATAAATTCTACGGGCGCTATTGGGGGTCGAATGGGCATTATCCTTTCTTACATTTTGAATGTTGTTATTACGCGCCGATCGAATATTCCATTCGTAAAGGAATTCGGACTTTCGAGGCAGGCGCGCAAGGTGAACAGAAATTTTTGAGAGGTTTTCCGGCAGTTCCCACGTACAGTTCGCATTTTATTTTCCATTCGGGAGCTCGAAATGCGATTGAACGATTCTTGGAAAACGAAAGAATGCATATGCAGGAAATGATCCTGGAGACGAACGAACATTCGCCTTTAAGAGAAGTTCCCGGAGCGTCCGACAAGGAAGCGAAATGAGCGAGGTCTATCGTTTCGACACGGAAGAGCAAGTCCTAACCAAGGAGAAGCTCAAATTGAAGAAGCCGCCTAAATATAGGGTGGTCATTCTAAACGACGATTATACTCCCATGGAGTTCGTAGTTTGGATTTTACGGGTGGTATTTTATCGTACCGCCGCTGAAAGCGAAAAAATTATGCTTCAAGCTCATACGACCGGGAAGGCACTTTGTGGAGTCTATTCTCATGACGTGGCCAAGACCAAGGTAGCTGAAACACATAAACTTGCTGAACAACACGGCCATCCACTTCAATGCCAGATGGAAATTGAAGAGGGGGAGGAGGAACCATGACCCTATCCGAAGATCTAGAGAGAAGTCTAAACCAAGCTCGAATCGAAGCAGTAAAACGAAGAAACGAATACATTACTCTGGAGCATATGCTTCTAGCTTTGACGTATGATCCGATCGGTCAGGAGGTCCTCCTCGCCTGTGGATCCGATTTGGAAGCTTTACGGAATGAATTACGAGAATATCTAGATACGGAAATGGAATCGGTTCCGGAAACGTTCGGAGAAATCGAACCCGAATACACGATAGGTGCTCAGCGAGTTCTTCAGCTGGCCGCTTTTCATGTCCAGTCCACTCAAAAGAAAAAGCTAGACGGAGGGTACGTTCTCGCCTCTCTATTTCGCGAAGATCAGTCTCATGCAGTCTTCTTTCTCTCTCGCCAAGATATTTCCAGATTCGATGTAGTTCGTTATATTTCTCATGGAATTCGGAAGGATGGAAAGAAAGTCACGCCTGAAGGTTTGGAAGAGGCTACTAAACCCGAATCGGGGAATCCGCTCAAAGACTTTTGCGTGGATTTAACGGAGAAGGCTAGGCTTGGAAAATTAGACCCTCTTGTCGGACGGTCGGAAGAGATCGATAGAACCATTCATATTCTTGCCAGACGGAGAAAAAACAATCCCATCTTCGTAGGAGATGCAGGTGTCGGTAAGACTGCAATCGTTGAAGGATTGGCGTTGAATATCGTTGCAGGAAAGGTTCCGGAATCGTTAAAGCAAACGCGGATTTTTTCGCTGGATATGGGATTGCTATTGGCCGGAACCAAATTTCGTGGTGAGTTTGAAGAGAGATTGAAGAATGTCGTGCAAGCGGTTACCGCAGATTCGAATCATGTTCTCTTTGTGGACGAAATTCACACGATCATCGGTGCGGGCGCCGTTTCGGGAGGTTCCTTAGACGCTTCGAACCTGCTCAAGCCGGCCTTGGCCAACGGAGAATTGCGCTGTATCGGAACTACTACTTACAAGGAATACAAAGCCATCTTTGAGAAAGATCATGCACTTTCCCGCCGGTTTCAAAAAGTGGAAGTCAACGAGCCGAGTGTGGACGAAACCATTCGAATTCTAAAGGGTCTTCTTCCTAAATACGAGGAATTCCATGCGGTAAAATATTCCTCTCAAGCGGTGGAAGAAGCCGCTAGATTGGCGGATCGGTATATTCTGGATAGAAAGCTTCCGGATAAGGCCATCGATCTCATCGACGAAGCCGGCGCCAAAGTAAAGATTCGATCTTCGGCGAAAAGTAAAACCGTTACCGTTAAGGATGTCGAAGATCTAGTTTCCAAGATCGCAAAAGTCCCGACTCGTACCGTAAAAGCCGACGATCGCGACAAACTCAAAGAGCTGGATGTAGAGCTTAAAAAACGTATTTACGGTCAGGACAGGGCCGTTCAAGAGATCGTTCAAGCAATTCGCTTATCAAGAAGCGGTTTATCGGAACCGGGTAAACCGGTCGGCTCCTTCCTTTTTGCGGGACCTACAGGCGTCGGTAAAACAGAGCTATCCAAACAATTGGCATCGATTCTGGGTGTGGAGTTTATCAGGTTCGATATGAGCGAATACATGGAAAAACATACGGTATCTCGTTTGATAGGATCACCGCCCGGCTATGTAGGCTTTGAGCAGGGGGGACAATTGACGGATGCAATTGTTCGAACTCCTCATTGCGTCCTGCTTCTGGATGAAATCGAAAAGGCTCATGAAGATATTTATAATATTCTTCTGCAAATTATGGATCATGCAACTTTAACCGATAACAACGGAAGAAAAGCGGATTTTAAGCAAGTGATATTAATTATGACGACGAACACCGGAGCACGGGAACGAGCGGCAAATCCGTTAGGATTCGAGAATACGGCATTACTCGATCGCGGTTTAAAAGCGATCGAGAGGCAGTTTTCCCCGGAATTTCGAAATCGTCTAACTGCCATCATCGAATTTGCGTCGCTCGAAGAAAACGTCGTTTCTCGAGTTGTTCGTAAACAGTTGGAGCTTTTAGAGGATCGCTTAAAAGAAAAACGGATCTCTCTGGAATACGAAGACAATGTTCTATTGTTTATCGCTAGGAAAGCATACGACCCATTATTCGGCGCGAGACCTGTGCAAAGATGGATCGATTCGAATATCTCCAAAAAGCTTTCCGAAGAGATCTTGTTCGGAGAACTTAGAAGCGGTGGACGTGTATTACTTCGGGAAGTAGATAACGAATTGACTTTGACGTTTTTCCCACACGAGCAAGTAACAAAGTGATCATGATTCAAAGTAAAGGTGACCTACTTTCCAAAAAATCAGTTCTTCTCGTTTTCGTTCTATTAAGCGTATTCTCTTCCTGTAAAGATAATTACCTTACGATCGAGGGACGTAAGGTTTCTACGGAAGGGTTAGTCGCGCCGAAGTCCGGCGTTTCCGCCAAACGACTCTTTGCGGAATCTAAGAATGTCATGATTTCCACAGATTCAACGGAAGCCTCTCGGGCAGGTTTGGATATTTATAAAAAAGGGGGGAATGCGGTGGACGTAGCCATCGCGGCTTCCTTTGCAGTTTCCGTTACTCGTCCTCAATCCACCGGGATAGGGGGAGGAGGATTTTTACTCCTACACGACTCGCGGAGTAAGAAGACATACGCCTTTGATTTTAGAGAACGAGCTCCCCATGCCGCATCCAGGGATATGTACAAAGAAAAACCGAAAGAAGATTCTCTGCTCGGTTATCGATCCGTAGGCGTTCCAGGTACGGTTGCCGGATTGGTAAAAGTTCATAGACGATTCGGGAAATTGTCTTTGCAAGAAGTCATAGCGCCGGCAATTCGCTTGGCCGAAGAAGGATTTCCGATTTATCCGAATTTGCGGGAGGCGATTCAGGAATCTTCCGACGATATGAGTCCGGGAATGAAGGAAATATTCATTCCGAAGGGCCAGATACCGAATATCGGGGAAATTTTCGTCCAGAAAGACTTAGCTAAAACTTTGAGAATTATCTCAGAAACAGGCGATCGAGATTTTTACAATGGCGGGATCGCCCAAAGTCTAGGAAAATTAATGAGGGAGCAAGGAGGGACGATCTTTGAAAACGATTTGGCTTCGTATCAAGTCAGGGAATCCGCTCCGTTGGAAATCGAATACAGGGGCTATAGAATACGCACCATGTTCCCGCCTTCTTCCGGGGTTCATATGCTAACTATGCTGCGGATGCTGGAAACGAAGAAATTGAAGGAATTATATAAAGCTTCCAAGGCGGATTATTATCATTTTTTAGCGGAAGTTATGCGGAGAGGATACTCGGATCGAGCGGTAGTAGGAGGCGATCCGAATTACACGAAGGTCCCGGTAGCCCTTTTACTTTCTCCCGAATATGCATTGGCGAAAATTTCCGATTTTAAACCGGGATTGTCGACGCCGAGCGCCGACTATTTGGATCGTTTAAATTTAAGAGCGGAATCTCCGCAGACGACTCATGTCTCCGTCGTCGATTCGGAAGGAAATGCAGTTTCTACGACTCAATCGGTAAATTATCGATTCGGAGCCGCAGTCATTTTAGACGGTTATGGATTCGTATTAAACGATACTATGGACGACTTCAGTAGATCTCCGGGCGAACCGAACGTTTATGGACTAATCGGAGCGGAAGCGAATTCGATTCGTCCCGGTAAGACCCCTTTAAGTTCCATGTCTCCTACAATCGTGATGAAAGAAGGTGAAACCTTTCTTGTTACCGGCGCTCCCGGAGGCTCTTATATAGTGAATGCGGTTTTGCAATCTCTTCTGTTCAATCTTGACTTTCAGCTGACTTTGTATGAATCAGTTGCCAAAGCGAGAATTCATCATCAATTCTTTCCGGACGCTTTATACATTGAGGGCGCTGCAATGGATACCGCCGTTTCCAATCAGCTTAAGTCTAAAAAGCATGAGATTCGCGTCGGCCCCAATTTTGCGAAATTATTTTCGGTTAAACGGGAGAAGGGCGTATTGTACGGCGCGGCCGATCCGAGGGGGGACGGAGTTCCCATGGGCGAATAGGCTGTCCGAATAATATTTACAAAAATGAAAAGTTTAAAAGTTTAAACGTTTAAACTAATTAGGAAGATTGCATGAAACGAAGCGCACCGGATTTAGTATGCCCCAATTTGCGACATGCCGTCAAAGCAAAGCATGGATTGGAAAAGGAAAGTATGCGAATCTTTTCGGACGGCAGGATTGCCACGACTCCGCATCCGAGCGGATTAGGTTCTAGTCTGACAAATCATTATATTAAGACGGATTTTTCGGAACCTCAATTGGAGTTTGCGACGAACGCAAGACCCAGGATCGAGGCGATCGTGAGAGAGCTTCAGGATCTACATATTTTTACCTCCCGTCACCTTCAAAACGAATGGATTTGGCCGTTTAGCATGCCTCCAATTCTACCCAAGGAAGAAGAGAATATCCCACTAGGGCAGTACGGCGATTCATTCTCGGGCGAATGGAAAACGATTTATAGGAACGGACTCGGTCATCGGTACGGAAGGAGGATGCAGACAATTTCGGGGGTTCATTATAATTTTTCCTTTTCGAACCTCTTTTTGAGGCAAATTTTCGAGAAAGAAATTTCCAAATTTAGTAAAGAAGAAATTTCCGAGATGTATCTTTCCGTTACCCGCAACTTTTTTAGAAAGGTTCATTTCGTACTTTACTTGACCGGAGCGACTCCCGCTTTCGATGAAACCTTTCTTCCGGTGCCGATCGATTTTCCTTTTTCAAAACATAAATCGCATACTTATTTTGCGCCTTATGCCACTTCCTTGCGAATGAGCGAAATCGGATATACTAGTAAAGTCCAGGACGGATTGCCGATTAATTATAATTCGTTGCAGGAGTACATCAGTGGAATGTGTTATTCGGTTAGCACTCCTTACTCGCCCTATGAAAGCTTCGGAGGACCTCCGAACCAACTGAATCCGTATTATCTTCAAATCGAAAATGAATTCTATTCCCCCATACGACCCAAGCAAATTCCGAAAAACCAGGAACGACCGCTGGATGCATTACAGAATCGCGGAATTCAGTATATCGAAATAAGATGCTTGGACCTGGAGCCTGAATCACCGACCGGAGTCAGTAAGCCGAGTCTGGCTTATATTCAAATGATTCTCTTGGACGGAATTTTACGCCCTAGCAAGCCGATACTTGATTCCGAAAAGGAAAGAATTCGGGAAAATACAAAAAGAGTCATTTGGGAGGGTCGAAAACCGGGCCTGAAGATTTTAGGGGAATCGAATTCTGAAATCGATTTCGTTCAAGAAGGAAAGGAATTTACCGATTCTTTGTTTCCTATCGCCGAGGAATTGGATCGGCACTCCGGACGGACCTTCTATCGAGAAACGTTACATTCGATGCTGGTTAAATGGGATGATCCTAAAAAAACGCCTTCCGGTAAGTTCTTAAACAGATTGCTGGAAGAGGATTGGGAGTTTAGAGATTTAGGAATTCATTTAGCGAAGGAGAACTACCGGAATCAATCTCAAATGGAACTTACGCCAGGTAAGTGGAATTCTTTTGAAAAAGAAGTCCATCGATCCGTTTTAGAGAGAGAGAAAATCGAGGAGACGGAAAAAGTCCGGAAGTATCCCACTCCAAAAATATGCAACCATTGAAGATCCAACTCGAACCGGACCAAAAATTAGATCCCGAAGAGTTCATATTAAAGGGCTTCGCGGATCTGGAAATTTCCACACAGATCATCATAAGAGACGCGCTGAATCGCGGCTTGACTGTCGAGATGTTGGATAGAGCTAGTCATTTTCTTAGAATTTCCGGTAAGGGTTTGAAGCGTCTGATTAAGGAAGCCTCTAAAACCGATTTGGATTCATACATGACCTTCTTGGTCATGGAAAATAAGACTATGACAAAGCTCCTATTGGCCGAGCAAGGAATTCGTGTGCCGGTAGGAACGAGCGTTTCAAAGAAGGAAGATGGAATCGATTATTATAAATTGAATTCGGCGAAGCGAATGGTAGTGAAACCGGTGACTACGAATTTTGGAATCGGAATCACAATCTTGCCTCCACAATCTTCCGAATCGAACGTTGAAAAGGCAATGGAAATTGCCCTTTCTTTTGCAGAGACTGCTATCGTCGAAGAGTTTGCGGAAGGCCAGGAATATAGATTCTTAGTCATTGGGAAAGAATGTGTTGCCGTATGCAATCGAGTTCCGGCTAACGTTATGGGCGACGGAGTCAAGAGCGTCCAAGAGTTATTGGTCGAAAAAAATCGGGATCCTCGGCGGGGGATCGGCCATATTACTCCGCTGGAAAAAATTCGTCTGGAAGAAATCGAACTGAATGTGCTGGCGGAACAGGGAAAAGCTCCCGATTCGATTCCGCAACAGGGAGAAGTCGTTTATCTACGACGGAATTCCAATATCAGCACCGGAGGCGATTCTATTGACGTCACGGATTTGGCTCATCCTATATATAAACGGATCGCTGTAGAAGCTTCATTAGCCGTCGACGCTAAAATCTGCGGGGTGGATATCATAGTTCAGAATTTGGAACACGAAAGCGATTATAGAATTCTAGAACTGAACTTCAACCCGGTATTATACATTCATAATTATCCGTACCGGGGGAAGAATCGGAACGTCGGAAATAAAATCCTGGATCTACTGGGCTTTTAAGATTTTCCGTTTACTGCGAACGTAATCTACGATGTCTCTGGATTCGTACATTTTGATGTCCCCATCGACTAAAAACGGAACCTGACTTAAGCCGCCCAATAGCTCGACTTCCTCTCGTCCTGCAGTTCCCCGACTGGCCTCTACTAATTCAAAATCCTTTCCGGCCACTAAACCGAGTTTAGAGAATTCGTCTCTTACGTACGCGCAATACGGGCAGGTTAGGAACTGGTAAAGCTTCATCATTACGCTGGAATTCCTATTTTCTTTTGTAACTCGCCGTTGCGGGAAAGTTCTACGACAATATCGTGTCCGCCGATGAATTCGCCTTCGATATATAGTTGCGGAATCGTCGGCCAATTTGCAAATTCCTTAATGCCTTCCCGTACGTTTTGATCGGAAAGAACGTTGAATGATCCGAAATCGGCGCCTAAGCTGCGCAGGACATTGGTTACTCCTGCGGAAAAGCCGCACATTGGAGCGTCGGGAGTCCCTTTCATAAAAAGGAAGATCCTCTTTGAATCGATTAGTCCTTGGATTTTTTCTTTGAGTGTTTGGTCCATTTTAATTCCTCTTATTTTACGGTGAAAAGAAATCTACGAAATTTTTGTTTCTAACGCAAGTGCATGCACTTCTTCTTTCAGTTCTTCATGTAGAGTCGCATAAACCATGCGATGCTGTTCCAACATGGATTTACCTTCAAACCCGGGATATTTTACAATTGCCTTGATGTGGACTCCGTCCCGATAGGGGTCCAGGATTTCAACGGAAGATCCTGGAAGGCCGGTCTGGATTTTATTGCGAATTTCTTCGATTGTCATTGTTCTTACTATTAGACTTTTATCGGTCAACGGTTGAAAATCTTTTGTTAAGGATAGCGTCCGGTAAAAGCAAACCTGGACAACCTTTTTTCCTTACGGGGCCGCAGTCTTTAGCTCTAATGCATGAATTCCTTTCGACTGAAGAATCGGATTCAAAACGGAATACACCTCTCTGTGTTGAGCTAAAAGGCTCTTATCTCGAAACGTTTCTGCGACGATTCTGATTCGAATATGGGTTCCTATTCGGACACCCGCCGGATTGCCTGCATGACCCGCGTGCTCGGCGGAAAAATCTTCCACTTCGAGTATGGACGGCGAAAATGAGACTCGGAGTATCGATTCTATTTCTTCGGCTGGATCCGGCATAATCGGTTATGTCCTTGTTCCAATTCCGCGGCTAAGCAAAAAAACCGAAAGGGTGTAAAGCAATATCGTTCCGACCGCTAAGAGCCCGATCGCCAATCCGGGGTCTATATCGCTGACCCCCAGGAATCCGTAGCGGAAAGCGTTTACCATATACAGAATCGGATTGAATTTAGATACGATTTGCCAGGCTTCCGGGAGCATCTGAATCGAATAAAAAACTCCGCCTAGATAGGTTAATGGCGTTAGAATAAAAGTTGGAATGATTGTTACATCGTCGAACTTTTTCGCGTACAAAGCGTTTAAAAATCCGCCCATAGAAAACATCAGCGCGGAAAGGGCCACCGTAACGATTACGATCCAAGGGCTATACAGTCGTAGCTCGGTAAAAAAGAGTGAAACCGCAGTTACGATAATACCGACCAAAATCCCGCGAATAACTCCACCGATAGAATACCCTAATACGATGAGATATGCAGGTGTCGGAGAAACAAGCAGCTCTTCGATATTCTTTCCGAATTTAGCTCCGAAGAAAGAGGAGACTACGTTATTGTAAGCGTTTAAAATTACGGACATCATCACTAAGCCCGGAACAATGAATTGAATATAGGTATGCCCGCCGACGTCTCCGATTTGAGATCCGACGAGTCTGCCAAAAATCAGAAAATATAGGGAGATCGTGATTCCGGGAGGAATCAGAGTTTGGATCCAGATTCTTAGAATTCTAACGGTTTCTTTCCGGACTATCGTCGAAAATGCGTTAAACTTTTCCCTGAAATTCAAAGTTTCTTCTCCACGAGTTTTAGGAATAATTCTTCTAACCTATTGGATTTATTTCTCATGCTCGTGATTTGAATTCCTTCTTTATCCAATAAGCGAAATAAATCGTTAAGAGAATGGCTTTTGCTGATGTCGACCTCGAGAGTTAAGTTATCCA from Leptospira fainei serovar Hurstbridge str. BUT 6 carries:
- a CDS encoding AAA domain-containing protein — its product is MSSRYEDLRESLQKEREAEVARYKEGLAKADIGDRISAGICIYPIVFEDSEVGPEGNWRVFLRPTKARGVPEAFRAGAPVRLFKESEELTSVLLKCSDDSYTLTLEEVPDWIEEGKLGLEILPDETSYREWDRALQKIIHSERGTRAKFFADLFLDEIELKFPNFTEESGISPEFNDSQRRAISAILETEDLILLHGPPGTGKTKTITEAIRILVDRGKKIIASAPTNAATDLLAESLGKMGVSTLRIGHPARMSESVLSVSLDANLNRHPDFKLIERDKKEIAELLKKAGKYKRTFGKEEAEERKRLYQEAKELRKGIRERQKILVRYLLESHPVIVSTHTGASSSLLDKLSFDYAILDEGSQATEPSSWIPILRAEKIVIAGDPRQLPPTVLSEDPLLKIPLMERLLDRMDSIGRVYLLDTQYRMTDPIQSFPNRRFYGGRLVSGISEEERSANPFSSETPVFGSSFVFIDTSGTDTGEELFDASLGNRWEAEFTISILKRILESGWLPEDLVLISPYRYQRFLLEEILRRELPLFAEKIEIETVDSFQGREKKGVIFSLVRSNTEGNIGFLSEERRWNVGMTRAKRLLVLIGDGSTLGEQEFFQDLIQEAESCGEVRTAWEFLD
- a CDS encoding NrsF family protein, translating into MSLPSDSDRSEKLILSLGTDLKPTRPLRQGILFLIWTSLLALAIPLGQGTALFLSRNVFPGWWPEPLLFIIWGLVSAYLLSRLAFPEESSAGLIWLPIVGLTLWLGFSSEKFIEEIHTTHSTHIGVCPLLLGVFSLALGGFATFWIRKMIPSNPLLASLAILSFLLAGSNLALKFICPDQSGFHILFSHGIATIFWIAISVLPLRSKLRW
- a CDS encoding RNA polymerase sigma factor yields the protein MSEKAKIWETLAIRMKKSQDGDSREYELLLRQVRDILRAFLISRISNIDDREDLLQEILIGIHRAKNSYRPDRPFAPWLFSIARYKTIDHLRKSKKRDRTVLAEMEDFAQIQIPEKEEAWMLADGIETWLSVLDERQKEILKMAKIHGYSIREISEKTGLSESNVKVIVHRSVQKIRKVFSGEEGSQTGPGTSK
- a CDS encoding GNAT family N-acetyltransferase → MSYFPKARSIDSVQDLSIQDWNRISDPNNPFSDYEFYAALESTSCVGDRTSWQPKYIIAEDSGGLHSAFPFFLKYDSYGEYIFDHAWANFFAQNDLEYYPKGLIAYPFTPVTGRRILRREGVSVAEALDVLLPELMRASKEENLSSLHFLFLEEDEAIELSKRGFATRITHQYHWQNRDYSDFDSFLSEFRSKKRMQIRKERENVRESGIQIRIVEGDSISKSQMDSMFRFYTDTYSRKWGSPYLNLAFFREAWQTFRDKIVLILAEKGGETIGGTLNLRKGNKFYGRYWGSNGHYPFLHFECCYYAPIEYSIRKGIRTFEAGAQGEQKFLRGFPAVPTYSSHFIFHSGARNAIERFLENERMHMQEMILETNEHSPLREVPGASDKEAK
- the clpS gene encoding ATP-dependent Clp protease adapter ClpS → MSEVYRFDTEEQVLTKEKLKLKKPPKYRVVILNDDYTPMEFVVWILRVVFYRTAAESEKIMLQAHTTGKALCGVYSHDVAKTKVAETHKLAEQHGHPLQCQMEIEEGEEEP